The genomic segment TGGGTGACGGTGGCGGGCGACCTGGTCCGCACCGAGCTGCCGGTGGCCCTGATGGAACGCGCGGCGACGAGCGGATTCCTCGCCGCCAACGCGTTGTTGGAGAAGTGGGGCGTCCGGGGTGTCCCGTTGTGGACGGTGCCGTCCGAGGGCCGGTCGGCCGCGCTCCGTGCACTCGCCCGGCTGGGCGGACGCTGACGGTCCGTCAGGTGCCGGGCGGGGCGCGCCGGCGGCCGCCAGGTGTGCGTGACGTCCGGCCGGTGGACCGGACGCGTCATTCGGCCGGTCGCGCCCGGTGCCCGGTGGTCAGCCGGGGAACCGGCCGTCGGCGCGCAGCTCCCAGCGCCGGTGCGCATAGGCGAGGTCGTCGCGCCACAGCCGGCCCGCCGACAGCCGCATCAGCGGACGCAGGAGCGGCGCCGCCGACCGGGCGACCGCGAAACCGCGGCGGTCCGACGCGGCGATCAGGGCCTCGACGACGACCGTGCGCGGCCGGCCCGTACGGTCCGGGCCGAGCGGGGTGGCGTGGGTCTCGACCACCGAACCCCGGCCCTCGCCCTCGGTGATGCGCATGACGACCGTACGCGGCCCGGGGGCGGTGAACACCGCTCTCACCGGCACCACCACCCGCCCCGCGAGCTTGAACGAGACGTCCACCGCGAAACCGTCCGTGTCCGGCCGCCGCCCACCGCCGTCATCCGCACCACCGTCATCCGCGCCACCGGTGTCCGACGCGCCGGGAGCCGCCGGTGCGGGTGTCCCGACGACGGTGAGATCGACGAAGGTGTACGGGTGGAACCACGCGCCGTGCCACGGATCGAGCCGGTTGGCGACCACGTCCTCCGGCTCGCAGACGCCCCGCCCCTGGTAGACGGCCGCGAGGGCCGATGCCTGGTGGGGCCGGTCCGGGACGAGGGGCCGGTCCAGCGGGGTCTCACCGCCCACGTGATCCAGCCGGACCCAGACGAGGACCCCGTCGTCGAAGACCGGGTACGGCTCCCATCCGGCGAACGGCGCGCCGTCCAGGGCGAGTCCGTGCCAGTGGCAGACGAGCGTGCCGCAGCGCACCCGGCTGTCCCGCAGCGGTGCGCCGAGGTGCGGGCAGGCTCCCTGCCCCGCTCGCGGGGTGCCGTCGGTGTCACGCCAGAGGACCACTTCGATGCCAGCCACGGTGCGGCCGAACGGCCGGCCGGCGGTGATGTCGCGGGACGCCCCGACGACGTACCAGTTGCCGGAGGGGCGGGCGAGTGCGCGCTTCAGGGCATCGGCGATGAGCGCCGGCCGGGCCTCACGCCAGGTGGGTG from the Streptomyces sp. AM 4-1-1 genome contains:
- a CDS encoding DUF5914 domain-containing protein, producing MTADDRSRRGRVPLSLRRHPVRWERQPPTWREARPALIADALKRALARPSGNWYVVGASRDITAGRPFGRTVAGIEVVLWRDTDGTPRAGQGACPHLGAPLRDSRVRCGTLVCHWHGLALDGAPFAGWEPYPVFDDGVLVWVRLDHVGGETPLDRPLVPDRPHQASALAAVYQGRGVCEPEDVVANRLDPWHGAWFHPYTFVDLTVVGTPAPAAPGASDTGGADDGGADDGGGRRPDTDGFAVDVSFKLAGRVVVPVRAVFTAPGPRTVVMRITEGEGRGSVVETHATPLGPDRTGRPRTVVVEALIAASDRRGFAVARSAAPLLRPLMRLSAGRLWRDDLAYAHRRWELRADGRFPG